From the Cucurbita pepo subsp. pepo cultivar mu-cu-16 chromosome LG05, ASM280686v2, whole genome shotgun sequence genome, one window contains:
- the LOC111794934 gene encoding cellulose synthase-like protein D3: MASKSFKPNRSNLSTASDASEAQKPPLPPTVTFGRRTSSGRYISYSRDDLDSELGSGDFMNYTVHIPPTPDNQPMDPSISQKVEEQYVSNSLFTGGFNNITRAHLMDKVIESEATHPQMAGTKGSSCSIPGCDAKVMSDERGNDILPCECDFKICRDCYVDAVKLGGGICPGCKEPYKNTDLDEIAVEHGRPLPLPPPATMSKMERRLSLMKSTKSALMRSHTGVGEFDHNKWLFETRGTYGYGNAIWPKDEGFENGNTDEVEPMEFMNKPWRPLTRKLKIPAAVLSPYRLLIVVRMVVLGFFLAWRVSHPNTDAYWLWAMSIVCEIWFAFSWLLDQLPKLCPINRATDLNVLTEKFETPSPSNPTGKSDLPGIDIFVSTADPEKEPPLVTANTILSILAADYPVEKLACYVSDDGGALLTFEAMAEAASFANTWVPFCRKHGIEPRNPESYFSLKRDPFKNKVKPDFVKDRRRVKREYDEFKVRINGLPDSIRRRSDAYHAREEIKAMKLQKQNIGADEPIESVKIAKATWMADGTHWPGTWLQPSSEHSKGDHAGIIQVMLKPPSDEPLHGNVEDEKLIDTSEVDIRLPLLVYVSREKRPGYDHNKKAGAMNALVRASAIMSNGPFILNLDCDHYIYNSQAMREGMCFMMDRGGDRLCYVQFPQRFEGIDPSDRYANHNTVFFDVNMRALDGLQGPVYVGTGCLFRRVALYGFDPPRSKEHHPGFCSCCCGGRKKHTSVASTPEESRALRMGDSDDEEMNLSLFPKRFGNSTFLIDSIPVAEFQGRPLADHPAVKNGRPPGALTIPRDLLDASTVAEAISVISCWYEDKTEWGNRVGWIYGSVTEDVVTGYRMHNRGWKSVYCVTKRDAFRGTAPINLTDRLHQVLRWATGSVEIFFSRNNAILASPRMKLLQRIAYLNVGIYPFTSIFLIVYCFLPALSLFSGQFIVQTLNVTFLTYLLVITLTLCMLAVLEIRWSGIELEEWWRNEQFWLIGGTSAHLAAVLQGLLKVVAGIEISFTLTSKSGGDDVDDEFADLYIVKWTSLMIPPITIMITNLIAIAVGFSRTIYSVIPQWSRLIGGVFFSFWVLAHLYPFAKGLMGRRGRTPTIVFVWSGLIAITISLLWVAISPPSGTNQIGGSFTFP; encoded by the exons ATGGCATCGAAGTCATTCAAGCCAAACCGTTCAAATTTGTCAACAGCTTCTGATGCATCTGAAGCACAGAAGCCTCCTCTTCCACCTACTGTGACATTCGGTCGGAGAACCTCCTCCGGTCGCTATATTAGCTACTCGAGGGATGATCTCGATAGCGAGCTTGGGAGTGGTGACTTTATGAACTATACCGTGCACATTCCTCCAACGCCTGATAATCAACCAATGGATCCTTCAATCTCACAGAAGGTTGAAGAACAATACGTATCGAATTCGCTGTTTACCGGTGGGTTCAATAACATAACACGAGCTCATTTAATGGATAAAGTGATTGAATCTGAAGCAACACATCCTCAAATGGCGGGTACGAAAGGATCTTCGTGTTCTATACCTGGCTGTGATGCAAAGGTTATGAGCGATGAACGTGGAAATGATATACTCCCTTGTGAATGCGATTTCAAGATATGTCGAGATTGCTATGTCGATGCTGTTAAACTAGGTGGTGGGATTTGTCCAGGCTGCAAAGAACCGTATAAAAACACAGATCTTGATGAAATTGCTGTTGAACATGGAAGACCGCTTCCGCTTCCTCCACCAGCCACAATGTCGAAGATGGAGAGGAGGCTATCGTTGATGAAGTCGACGAAATCTGCGTTGATGCGAAGCCACACGGGGGTTGGAGAATTTGATCATAATAAATGGCTATTCGAAACGAGAGGAACTTATGGATATGGGAATGCTATATGGCCGAAGGATGAGGGTTTTGAAAATGGTAATACTGATGAAGTCGAGCCTATGGAGTTTATGAATAAACCGTGGCGGCCCCTAACTCGAAAGTTGAAGATTCCTGCTGCTGTTCTTAGCCCGTATCG ACTTTTGATCGTTGTTCGAATGGTCGTGCTCGGGTTCTTCTTGGCTTGGCGAGTGAGCCATCCGAACACTGATGCGTACTGGTTGTGGGCTATGTCTATAGTTTGTGAGATTTGGTTTGCTTTTTCTTGGCTGCTTGATCAGCTGCCAAAGTTGTGCCCAATCAATAGAGCTACTGATCTTAACGTGTTGACGGAGAAATTCGAAACGCCTAGTCCGAGTAATCCTACCGGAAAATCTGATCTACCGGGCATAGATATCTTTGTTTCTACTGCAGATCCCGAGAAAGAACCGCCTCTTGTAACTGCGAACACGATCCTTTCGATTCTAGCTGCAGACTACCCGGTTGAAAAGCTTGCTTGTTATGTTTCTGATGATGGAGGTGCGCTTTTAACTTTCGAGGCCATGGCTGAAGCTGCAAGTTTTGCTAATACTTGGGTTCCTTTCTGTCGAAAACATGGCATCGAACCGCGCAATCCCGAgtcttattttagtttgaaaagAGATCCATTCAAGAACAAAGTTAAGCCAGATTTTGTCAAGGATCGTAGACGTGTTAAGCGTGAGTATGACGAGTTCAAAGTTCGTATTAATGGACTTCCTGACTCTATTCGTCGTCGCTCGGATGCTTATCATGCACGAGAAGAAATCAAAGCTATGAAGCTTCAGAAACAGAACATTGGTGCTGATGAACCGATTGAGAGTGTGAAAATCGCTAAAGCGACATGGATGGCTGATGGCACGCATTGGCCAGGGACTTGGTTGCAGCCATCGTCTGAGCACTCGAAGGGTGACCATGCCGGTATCATACAG GTGATGTTGAAGCCACCTAGTGATGAACCTCTTCATGGAAATGTTGAAGATGAGAAACTTATCGACACTTCCGAGGTCGATATTCGTCTTCCTTTGCTCGTTTATGTTTCTCGAGAGAAACGACCAGGCTATGACCACAACAAGAAGGCAGGAGCGATGAATGCTCTAGTTCGAGCCTCGGCAATCATGTCGAATGGTCCGTTCATTCTCAACCTCGATTGTGACCACTATATCTACAACTCTCAAGCAATGAGAGAAGGAATGTGCTTCATGATGGATCGTGGAGGCGATCGTCTTTGCTATGTCCAATTCCCTCAAAGGTTCGAGGGTATCGATCCTTCCGATCGATATGCAAATCACAACACTGTGTTTTTCGACGTTAACATGCGAGCTCTTGACGGTCTTCAAGGACCAGTGTACGTCGGAACAGGATGTCTGTTTAGAAGGGTTGCCTTATATGGTTTCGATCCACCTCGATCGAAAGAGCATCACCCTGGTttttgtagttgttgttgtggCGGACGAAAAAAGCATACATCCGTCGCGAGCACACCGGAAGAGAGCAGAGCTTTGAGAATGGGTGATTctgatgatgaagaaatgaATCTCTCTTTGTTTCCTAAGAGATTTGGGAACTCTACTTTCCTTATTGATTCAATCCCGGTTGCTGAATTTCAAGGCCGCCCCTTGGCCGATCACCCTGCCGTGAAGAACGGACGTCCACCGGGTGCTCTTACGATCCCTCGTGATCTCCTCGATGCTTCAACAGTTGCAGAGGCAATCAGTGTCATTTCTTGCTGGTACGAAGACAAGACCGAATGGGGTAACCGTGTTGGATGGATTTACGGATCTGTTACTGAAGATGTGGTCACTGGATATAGGATGCATAATAGAGGATGGAAATCGGTGTACTGCGTAACAAAACGAGACGCTTTTCGTGGGACAGCTCCGATCAACCTAACAGATAGGCTGCATCAAGTCCTCCGATGGGCTACCGGGTCGGTCGAGATCTTCTTCTCCCGCAACAACGCCATCCTAGCTAGTCCAAGAATGAAACTTCTACAAAGAATAGCATACTTAAACGTGGGGATATATCCATTCACTTCAATCTTCCTCATAGTATATTGCTTTCTACCAGCACTGTCGCTGTTCTCCGGTCAGTTCATCGTCCAAACGCTTAACGTCACGTTCCTTACATACCTTCTGGTTATCACGTTAACATTGTGCATGCTTGCGGTGCTCGAGATCCGATGGTCTGGTATTGAATTAGAAGAGTGGTGGAGGAATGAGCAGTTCTGGTTGATTGGTGGTACAAGTGCACATCTTGCTGCTGTACTTCAGGGTCTGCTAAAAGTCGTTGCTGGGATCGAAATATCGTTCACTTTGACGTCGAAATCGGGAGGTGACGACGTAGACGATGAGTTTGCTGATCTCTACATAGTgaaatggacatctctaatGATACCACCAA